In Tepidimonas taiwanensis, the following are encoded in one genomic region:
- a CDS encoding P-II family nitrogen regulator produces the protein MKQITAIIKPFKLEEVREALAEQGVTGLTVTEVKGFGRQKGHTELYRGAEYVVDFLPKVRIDVVVRDGDVDRCVDAIVRAARTGKIGDGKIFVTPVEKVIRIRTGEEDDAAV, from the coding sequence ATGAAGCAGATCACCGCCATCATCAAACCGTTCAAGCTGGAGGAAGTGCGTGAGGCACTGGCCGAGCAGGGCGTGACGGGGTTGACGGTGACCGAGGTCAAAGGGTTCGGCCGCCAAAAGGGCCACACCGAGCTCTACCGCGGCGCCGAATACGTGGTCGATTTCTTGCCCAAGGTGCGCATCGACGTGGTGGTGCGCGACGGCGACGTCGACCGCTGTGTCGATGCGATCGTGCGCGCGGCGCGCACGGGCAAGATCGGTGACGGCAAGATTTTCGTCACGCCGGTGGAAAAGGTCATCCGCATCCGCACCGGCGAAGAGGACGACGCCGCGGTCTGA
- a CDS encoding NAD+ synthase → MAIRIGVAQCNFVVGDLAGNARRIVEAARAAHAQGVHVLLTPELAICGYAAEDLFLRPAFVAACDDAVQSIAAQTADLDDLHIVVGQPLPAPVGADAGHGRSVGRTPCRNAASVLCGGRITHRYAKRELPNYQVFDERRYFVPGDTPCVFDVVADGRTHRVGLLICEDAWYAQPARETAQAGAEVLCVINASPFHIGKGDERERAMRERVRETGLPLVYAHLVGGQDEIVFEGRSFALDRDGAVAARAPGFVEDLLVVDVEAGAGAGRVHGPLAPQGGTEADLWHALVLGTRDYVEKNGFPGAIIGLSGGVDSALVLAVAVDALGPQRVRAVMMPSPYTADISWMDARDMAARLGVRYDEIPIGPIFERFLDTLQPLFAGRGPDTTEENLQARIRGTLLMALSNKFGDIVLTTGNKSEMATGYCTLYGDMAGGFAVIKDVTKTWVWRLARWRNAHDPYGRGANPIPERIITRPPSAELRPDQKDQDTLPPYDVLDAIIERYMENDRSPAEIIAEGYPAAAVEQVVRLIRVNEYKRRQAPVGIRVTHRSFGKDWRYPNTNRWRG, encoded by the coding sequence ATGGCGATCAGGATCGGGGTGGCGCAGTGCAATTTCGTGGTGGGCGACCTGGCCGGCAACGCCCGACGCATCGTCGAGGCCGCGCGCGCCGCTCATGCGCAGGGGGTGCACGTGCTGCTCACGCCCGAGCTCGCGATTTGCGGCTACGCGGCGGAGGATTTGTTCCTGCGGCCGGCGTTCGTCGCCGCCTGCGATGATGCCGTGCAATCGATCGCCGCGCAGACGGCCGATCTGGATGACCTACACATCGTGGTGGGTCAGCCGCTGCCCGCGCCTGTGGGGGCGGACGCCGGGCACGGGCGCAGTGTCGGGCGCACGCCATGCCGCAACGCGGCCAGCGTGCTGTGCGGTGGGCGGATCACGCACCGGTACGCCAAACGCGAACTGCCCAATTACCAGGTGTTCGACGAGCGGCGCTACTTCGTCCCCGGCGATACCCCCTGTGTGTTCGACGTCGTCGCGGACGGGCGCACGCACCGCGTGGGGCTGTTGATCTGCGAGGATGCGTGGTACGCGCAGCCGGCGCGGGAAACGGCGCAGGCCGGCGCCGAGGTGCTGTGCGTCATCAACGCGTCGCCGTTTCACATCGGCAAGGGCGACGAGCGCGAGCGCGCGATGCGCGAGCGCGTGCGCGAGACCGGGCTGCCGCTGGTGTACGCGCACCTGGTCGGCGGGCAGGACGAGATCGTCTTCGAAGGGCGCAGCTTTGCGCTCGACCGCGACGGCGCAGTCGCCGCGCGGGCACCGGGCTTCGTGGAGGATCTGCTCGTCGTCGATGTCGAAGCGGGCGCGGGGGCGGGGAGGGTGCACGGGCCGCTCGCTCCGCAGGGCGGAACGGAAGCGGATTTGTGGCACGCGCTCGTGCTCGGCACGCGCGACTACGTGGAGAAGAACGGCTTTCCCGGCGCGATCATCGGCCTGTCGGGGGGGGTCGACTCGGCGCTCGTGCTGGCCGTGGCGGTCGATGCCCTCGGGCCGCAGCGCGTGCGCGCGGTGATGATGCCCTCGCCCTACACGGCCGACATCTCGTGGATGGATGCGCGCGACATGGCGGCGCGCCTGGGCGTGCGCTACGACGAAATCCCGATCGGGCCGATCTTCGAGCGGTTCCTCGACACGCTACAGCCGCTGTTCGCAGGGCGCGGCCCCGACACGACGGAAGAAAACCTGCAGGCCCGCATTCGCGGCACGCTGCTGATGGCGCTGTCCAACAAGTTCGGCGACATCGTGCTGACCACGGGCAACAAGAGCGAGATGGCCACCGGCTACTGCACGCTCTACGGCGACATGGCCGGTGGTTTCGCGGTCATCAAGGACGTGACCAAGACGTGGGTCTGGCGACTGGCGCGCTGGCGCAACGCCCACGATCCGTACGGCCGCGGGGCCAACCCGATCCCGGAGCGCATCATCACCCGGCCGCCCAGCGCCGAGCTGCGGCCGGACCAGAAGGACCAGGACACGCTGCCGCCCTACGACGTGCTCGACGCCATCATCGAGCGTTACATGGAAAACGACCGCAGCCCCGCCGAGATCATCGCCGAAGGGTATCCGGCGGCGGCCGTGGAGCAGGTGGTGCGGCTGATTCGCGTGAACGAGTACAAGCGCCGCCAGGCGCCGGTGGGCATCCGCGTCACGCACCGCAGCTTTGGCAAGGACTGGCGTTACCCCAACACCAACCGCTGGCGGGGGTGA
- a CDS encoding LOG family protein, with protein MSTPAPAFSLCVYCGSRPGADARFAAVAESVGHWIGRHGGQLVYGGGNAGLMGRVADATLAAGGRVVGIIPQALVAREFAKRDCTELHIVPDMHQRKRLMAERADAFLALPGGLGTLEELFEVWTWRQLGYHDKPIGLLNTAGYYDGLLAFLAHTTNAGFVSDWQRTLVTVGDDPATLLPRLVEAAGWAPPADLRGI; from the coding sequence ATGAGCACGCCAGCGCCCGCCTTTTCGCTGTGCGTCTACTGCGGCTCCCGCCCCGGGGCCGACGCGCGCTTCGCCGCCGTGGCGGAATCGGTCGGGCACTGGATCGGGCGGCACGGGGGCCAGCTCGTGTACGGCGGCGGCAACGCGGGGCTGATGGGGCGCGTCGCCGACGCGACGCTGGCGGCAGGCGGGCGCGTGGTCGGCATCATCCCGCAGGCGCTGGTGGCGCGGGAATTCGCCAAGCGCGACTGCACCGAGCTGCACATCGTGCCGGACATGCACCAGCGCAAGCGCCTGATGGCCGAGCGTGCGGACGCCTTCCTTGCGCTGCCGGGCGGCCTGGGCACACTGGAGGAGTTGTTCGAGGTGTGGACGTGGCGCCAGCTGGGCTACCACGACAAGCCGATCGGGCTGCTCAACACCGCCGGCTACTACGACGGGCTGCTCGCCTTCCTCGCGCACACGACGAACGCCGGGTTCGTCAGCGACTGGCAGCGCACGCTGGTCACGGTCGGAGACGATCCGGCGACGCTGCTGCCGCGGCTGGTGGAAGCGGCCGGCTGGGCGCCGCCGGCCGATCTGCGCGGGATCTGA
- a CDS encoding RDD family protein: MPSTPDARPSAFDPTAPSLPRRMACWLYEGVLLFGVVFIAGYLFSALTQTRHALDNRHAQQAFLFVVLGIYFTWFWHKGQTLAMKTWHIRVVDRFGRPLTQARALWRYVLAWLWFLPPLAAREWFALPAVEVAVLLGGWIAVWALLARFHPQRQFWHDALAGTRLIDSRATAARAATGPRGVEGSR, encoded by the coding sequence ATGCCCTCGACACCGGACGCTCGCCCTTCTGCTTTCGATCCGACGGCCCCGTCACTGCCGCGGCGCATGGCCTGCTGGCTCTACGAAGGGGTGCTGCTCTTTGGCGTGGTGTTCATCGCCGGCTACCTGTTTTCCGCGCTGACGCAGACGCGGCACGCGCTGGACAACCGCCACGCCCAGCAGGCGTTCCTGTTCGTTGTGTTGGGCATCTACTTCACGTGGTTCTGGCACAAGGGCCAGACGCTCGCGATGAAGACGTGGCACATCCGCGTGGTCGATCGGTTTGGGCGGCCACTGACGCAGGCGCGGGCGTTGTGGCGCTATGTGCTTGCGTGGCTGTGGTTTCTGCCGCCACTGGCGGCGCGTGAGTGGTTCGCGCTGCCGGCGGTGGAGGTGGCGGTGCTGCTGGGCGGCTGGATCGCCGTGTGGGCGCTGCTTGCGCGCTTTCACCCGCAGCGGCAGTTCTGGCACGATGCGCTGGCGGGCACGCGCCTCATCGACAGCCGCGCAACGGCCGCTCGCGCGGCCACGGGCCCACGCGGCGTTGAAGGATCGCGATGA